The sequence GGCCTACGGTGGGGGCTTGACTTAGGGGAAGGAGCTCTTGATAGCGCCACATCGTGGTTTTTCGTGAATGAATCACTTCACGCGTGAGCACTTTCTTGATCGCAGCATAATCATAAACAACTTCAAGGGGGCCAAAACAATCTTCGCAGACATGAACCGGTTCTAGGGAATATTCTTTTTGGCATTCGCGACATTTCAGCCCAAGGGTATAAGATTGTGTTCCAGTTGAATGAGCGGTTGTGGATATCTTCACCTCGTTCGATCCCCTGATTCTATGAATTTAAGAAAAATTAAAAAAAAACCTCTTCTGATAAGAAGAGGCTTGAATTCTCCTCTCTTATCTTTCTCTTTATTAAGTTTAAAAGTTTAATAAAAACCTAAAAATAATAAGAGAAGGAATTAGCACCTGACCCCCGACGTACATCAGGGCGGTTGCCGTGGCATCATCGGGCCTTTCCCTCAGCCACTCTCGATAAGAGTTTATATCTGACATCCTCCCATAAAGGGACATTTGACGTCAAGAATAATTATTAAGAAATAATATAAGAAATGAGATGGAAATAGAGATTGACCTTCTTGCTTGATGTTGATAATGTACTCGCAAATTTAAGTTGTTTTAGGGTAAATGTTTAAACGAGAAAGGCAGTATATTGCATCTTTTTGATTGTTCCTGGCTGGCTCTCTTTTTAACTGTTTTTATTTCGGGGCATTTTACAGTTGCCTGCGTTTCTCTCTATTTACATCGTGAGCAAACCCATCAAGCCCTTGTTTTTAGTCCATGGGTTTCAGTTCCGATGCGTGTGTGGCTTTGGATTTCGACCGGGATGGTCACCAAAGAATGGGTGGCTTGTCACCGTAAACATCATGCCTATGTCGATCGGGAAGGCGATCCGCACAGTCCTGTTCTTCAGGGGCTTTTTTTAGTCCTTTTTTTTGGTGTAAGTCTTTATCGAAAAGCGTTTAAGGACCCATCGATTCTTAAAGAATTTGGAAAAGGGACGCCTGAAGACTGGTTAGAAAAAAAAATTCTTACCCCCTATCACAAATGGGGCATTTTCATTCTTCTCGGTTTGGACATCCTTTTTCTGGGGTTGATATCAGGAGGCTTAGTGTGGGGTCTTCAAATGACCTGGGTTCCTTTCTGGGGAGCAGGGGTCGTCAATGGCGTTGGGCATAAATTTGGATATCGCAATTTTGAAACCAAAGACTACAGTAAAAATGTTGTGCCTGTCGGCGTTTGGCTTTCAGGAGAAGAACTTCACAATAATCATCATTATCAACCG comes from Chlamydiota bacterium and encodes:
- a CDS encoding fatty acid desaturase gives rise to the protein MHLFDCSWLALFLTVFISGHFTVACVSLYLHREQTHQALVFSPWVSVPMRVWLWISTGMVTKEWVACHRKHHAYVDREGDPHSPVLQGLFLVLFFGVSLYRKAFKDPSILKEFGKGTPEDWLEKKILTPYHKWGIFILLGLDILFLGLISGGLVWGLQMTWVPFWGAGVVNGVGHKFGYRNFETKDYSKNVVPVGVWLSGEELHNNHHYQPSNPKFSAKWFEFDMGWLYIKLFQNLGLANLSKPSQEKLTLAASLN